The region GGGGAGCCTTTGGCCTCAGCGTGCTGGTCGACGGGCAGCGGGGCGGCGATGTCTACTCGCTGACGTACCAGACGGGCGCGTCGCAGGGGAAACTGACCAGCACGATTCCCGGCCGCTACGAGGGGCTAATCGGCGAAGGCGTTATTGCCAACGGCGACGGCACCTACCGCCCCAACGACATCGTTGCCGAAGAGATCGGCACGTACTACGGACGTCACTACAACCGCAACAACGTGGAGAGCAGCGTGTTCGACGCCTCGTTCCTGAAGGTGCGTGAAGCCCGCTTCGACTACACGATACCAGCGCAGATCACCCGCAAAATCCACGTCGAGAAGATCAACCTCGGGCTCTACGGCCGCAACCTGCTGCTGTTCACCTCCTTCCCGGCCTACGACCCGGAAGCAGCGACACTGAACGACGGCTCCATCGTGCCCGGCATCGAAACCGGCCAGTTTCCGTCCACCCGCACGATAGGCATCGACCTGAACATTACCCTGTAACCAAGAACCAACCAAGCGCATGAAACGCTATTTGATACTGACCCTGGCAGGAACGCTCGCGCTAACGACCTCCTGCAACGACCAGCTCACCGACATGAACCTGAACCCGAACGTGGTGGAAGAGGCCACGCCGGGCAGCCTGCTGACGCCGGTGCTGTACGAAGTGAAAGCCGCTACGCTGAGCCGCTCGCACCGCCTCAACAACGAACTGATGCAGGTCTCGGTGACCAAGATCGCCAACAACGACTTCCACCGCTACGAAATCCGCTCCAGCGAGTCGGATTACCTGTGGGACCGGCTCTACCGTCACTTGACCAACGTGGAAGACATCTACGACCGCGCCGTTGAGACCGAAAACGTGAACTACCAGGCCGTGGCCCTGACGCTCCGCACCTGGATTTTCTCGCTCCTCACCGACCTGTACGGTGACGTGCCGTACCGCGAGGCGACGCTGGGCTACAAGGAGCAGATTTTCCAGCCCAACTTCGATCCGCAACAGGACATTTACGCCGGAATGTTGCAGGACCTGGAAACGGCCAACCGGTTGTATGCGCCCGACGAAGGACTCGTGTACGGCGGGGATGTGCTCTACGACGGCGACGTGGCCAAATGGCAGAAATTTACCAACTCGCTGCGGTTGCGGCTGTTGCTGCGGGTCCTCGACAAGCCCGCATCGCAGGCCCGCGAAACCCTCGCCGCGATGGTCGCCAACCCGGCGCAGTACCCGATTTTTGAGAGCAACGACGACGCGGCCGTGATTCGCTACACCGAAACGGCACCCTACATCAATCCCTTCACCACGTACCGGAACTACGACTTCAACGGCGAGCGGGCTTACAGTGAATTCTTCCTAGCACACCTGACCGCGACGGACGATCCGCGCCTTCCGGTGTGGGCCACCCAACCCGAAGGCAGCTACACGGGCCTGCCCAGCGGCTATCCGGTAACGGCGACCGCCGAGATGAACACCATTGCGGCCTCCACCTACCAGCTCGACCTGAAAACGTCGCCGCTGTTGGGTGTGATCATGGGCTACCCGGAAGTGGCCTTTATTCTGGCAGAACTCGCGCAGCGCGACCTCATCCCCGCCGACGCCCAACCGCTCTACGAAACGGGCGTGGAGGCTTCGCTGGCCTACTGGGAGGTGGAAATGCTCAACGGGTTTCTGGCCAGGGAAGGCGTGGCCTACGACGGCACGCTCGAACAGATCATGCTACAGAAATACTACGCGCTGCTGTTCACCGACTTCCAGCAGTGGTTCGAACACCGCCGTACCGGCTTCCCGAAACTGCCCGTGGGCGAAGGCACACTCAACGGCGGGCAGATGCCCCGGCGGCTGCTCTATCCCGTTCTGGTGCAGTCAGTCAACGCGACGCACTACCAGGAGGCCTCCGAACGCATGGGAGGCGACGACGTGAATTCCCACATGTGGTGGGACCAGTAAACTCCTGTTTTGCATTTGCCTGTGGCCGGGCGGAGCCCACTCCCGTCCGGCCCTTTACCGATGGCTTCACATTCTCCCCTATTCTTCTATGTCTCACAATCGACGCTTTTTTCTCAAAACCCTGGGCCTGAGTAGCCTGGCGTTTCCGCTGGCCCCCGCCGTAGTCGCGGCCCCCGAACCCAAACTGCCGCAGGATGTGTCCGTCGTTCGCCTCAGTGGCCGCGTGCTTGCCAACGGGCAGGGCCTCGCCAACGTGGCGGTCACCGACGGCATCAACGTGGTGCGGACCGACGCCAAAGGACGCTACGCCTTCGACAGTCCGGCCACCGCCGAGTTTGTGTACCTCTCGGTGCCCCGCGGTTACGCCTTTCCGCACGAGCGGGGCATCGCTCGCTTCTACCGCCGTATCGAACCGAGCGGGGGGCAGAAACAGTTCAAAGCGGATTTTGAACTCGAACCCCTATCGGGCGACGACACCAACCACCATTTCATCGTGTGGGCCGATCCGCAAATCATTTCGAAAGAGGACGCTGCCCAGCTCAAAACCGTTTCGGCGCCTGACACCCGCGCACTGGTCGACAGCTACCCGCAGGGAACCCTGTTGCACGGCATCGGCTGCGGGGATCTGGTCTGGGACCACTTCGAACTGTTCGACGATTACCAGGAGGCCGTCGCGACGACGGGCATTCCGTTCTTTCAGGTGATCGGCAACCACGACATGGATTTGGAGGCCCGCACGGACGATCACTCCGCGAACACCTTCAAAGAGCGTTTCGGGCCGACCTACTATTCCTTCAACCGGGGCGAAGTCCACTACGTGGTGCTGGACGACGTCTTTTTCATCGGCGTCGCCAAACAGTACATCGGGTACCTGACGGAGCGACAACTGGCGTGGCTTGAACAGGACCTCGCCCACGTGCCGGAAGGTCACACGGTGGTGGTGTCGCTCCACATTCCGGCCAACACCGGACAGATCCGACGCAACAGCACGCGCGAAAAAATCGAGCCTTCGCTGGGTGGCACCGTGGCGAACCGCAAAGAACTGTACCGCCTGTTGCAACCCTACCGCGCGCACATCCTATCCGGCCATACGCACTTCAATGAAAAGGTATTAGACGAGGAACATGAAAACGTGATCGAGCACGTGCACGGCACGGTCTGTGGCGCGTGGTGGACCGGCCCGATTTGTTACGACGGCACGCCCAGCGGCTACGGCGTCTACGAAGTAAAGGGCGGCGACATCGCCTGGTTTTACAAGTCCGTGGGGCATGACAAAACCCACCAGTTGCGGCTCTACCCGGTGGGTGCAGTACCCGAAAAGCCCGACCACCTGGTGGCGAACGTCTGGAACTGGGACCCGCAGTGGAAAGTCGAGTGGGAGGAAGACGGGCAGGCCCGCGGTGAAATGACCCGGGAGCTGGGCTACGATCCGCTGTCGGTCGAGCTGCACCAAGGCGATCAGTTGCCGAAAAAACACGCGTGGGTCGACCCACAACTGACCGATCACCTGTTTTTCGCCCAGCCCTCTCCGAATGCCAAACACATCACCGTTCGTGCTACGGATCGGTTCGGGAACGTCTTCTCCGAGCACATAGCGTTACCGATGGGCTAAACGTCCATGCTTACGCACAAAAAGGGAGGGCGGTCTCGGACCACCCTCCCTTTTTGCTGTTACCTGCCGCCCGTTCATAACAGGCTAGTGGGCCCGGAGCAGGCGCACGTGGTAGATCCCCCCGGCCATCGAACCGGGATGGGCCGCGAATTTTACCACCAGGGTTTTGTCCGAAGCCGCCTGGATCAGCTCCGGCGGTAATGGATAATCGACGGTAAAAAACGTATCCCCCTGGCTGCCGTCCAGCGCCACGGTGGCCACCCGTGTTTCATTCACCAGAATGTCGAACTGACGGTCCCGGTCCTGTCCGGAGTAGGTCACGCGTAGCGCCGCGGCCTCCTGCTGTTTGTCTTTCAGAGCGTAGCTGAACCACCCTTTGGCATGCCGCCAGTGGCGATTGCGGTAGATGCCGCTCTCGGTGCGTTCGCCTTTGAAGAAGTGGTCGGATTCGGGTTGCTGTTCGCCGGGCGCCACCTGATCGATGGTAATGGCCTCCAGGGCTAGGCGGGCTTCTTCTTCCCGCTTGAGACGCGCCTGGATGGCTTTCAGTCCTTCCGGCGTGGTGTGTTGCCAGTAGAGCATGTAGCGGGCGTCGTGCAGCCGGAAAAACGGAATCAGTTCCAGGTTGGCAAACCGCTGCGGGTAGATCAGGTCCGGAGCCGTAAACGTGAGGGGCTTGCCCGGTACCGGCCGAATTTTGTCCACAAATTGCGCATCAGCGCTCACCAGCATCGGGGCTTCTTCCATCGGATAGAGCGGCCCGGCGGCGATGTGTCCCATGCGGCTGTCGTCGGCCTGCAAGCCGTCCAGTTCCTGGGTGCTGGTTTTCGCGGCCAGCACAATGGGGCCGTGCAGCACCGCGAAGTAATCGGAGCCGTCGGGCAGTTGCTCGACGTGGTTTTCCATCGGCAGCGTCACTTCTACCACATCGCCCTTCTTCCATTTCCGGTCAACGGCCACGTAGGTATCCGGCGCGGCCACCACGGGCACAGCTTTACCGTTCACGTTTACCTGCATGGCCCCCTTCGCGACCCAGGCCGGATAGCGCAAGCGCAGCGTAAAGCGGGTGGCCTTTTTGGGTTGGATCGTCAGCCGGGTCGTTTCTTCGTCGGGGAAGTTCGTCTGTTGCGTCAGCGTCACGCCTTTTTCAGCCCAAGTCAGTTCCGAAGGAATGAACAAATTCACAAACAAGTCCTGGTCGGTGTGGGCGTAGATCAGTTCGCCGTACTTGCCGTGATTTTCCAGCCCGGACCCGACGCAGCACCACATGCCTTCGGCGGGTTGGGAATAGACGCGGTAATGCTGCGGCCGCATCGGCGTGAAGTAGACAAACCCACCCCGCGTCGGATGCTGCGTGGACAGAATGTGGTTGTAGAGGGCACGCTCGTAATAGTCGAGGTACGACAGTGACCGGCTGGTCTGGTAGAGCATTTTCGAGAGGCGCAGCATGTTGTACGTATTGCACGACTCGGGCCCTTCGCGGTCGGTGATCATGGGTGTAAAATCGTCGGCGGGATGAAAATGTTCGCGCACGCTGTTGCCGCCAATCGTCACGGTACGGTGGTCGACCACCGTTTCCCAGAAAAACGCCGCGGCGTCGGCCCAGGAGGTGTCGCCGCCCACTTCGGCGATGCGCTTGAAGCCGATCACTTTCGGAATCTGCGTATTGGCGTGCATCCCCGTCAGCTGGTCTTTGTGCGCCAGCAGAGGCTCCAGCACCACCCGGTGCGAAAACCGGCGGGCCAGCGCCAAGTACTTCTCGTCGCCCGTCAGGGCAGCCACGTCGGCAA is a window of Catalinimonas alkaloidigena DNA encoding:
- a CDS encoding glycoside hydrolase family 127 protein, with protein sequence MNFSNTFLRPLGMLGVAWTLSAGSLSVCAQAPAVDLFPLASVRLLDGPFRQAEQVDLDYILTLEPDRLLAPYLREAGLTPKADTYGNWEGSGLDGHIGGHYLTALAQMAADGHQEARDRLNYMIGELKRCQDANGNGYIGGTPGGKAMWQEVAQGHIDAGSFSLNGKWVPWYNLHKLYAGLRDAYLIAGNEEAKAMLIRLTDWSLNLVAGLSDAQVQDMLRSEHGGMNEVFADVAALTGDEKYLALARRFSHRVVLEPLLAHKDQLTGMHANTQIPKVIGFKRIAEVGGDTSWADAAAFFWETVVDHRTVTIGGNSVREHFHPADDFTPMITDREGPESCNTYNMLRLSKMLYQTSRSLSYLDYYERALYNHILSTQHPTRGGFVYFTPMRPQHYRVYSQPAEGMWCCVGSGLENHGKYGELIYAHTDQDLFVNLFIPSELTWAEKGVTLTQQTNFPDEETTRLTIQPKKATRFTLRLRYPAWVAKGAMQVNVNGKAVPVVAAPDTYVAVDRKWKKGDVVEVTLPMENHVEQLPDGSDYFAVLHGPIVLAAKTSTQELDGLQADDSRMGHIAAGPLYPMEEAPMLVSADAQFVDKIRPVPGKPLTFTAPDLIYPQRFANLELIPFFRLHDARYMLYWQHTTPEGLKAIQARLKREEEARLALEAITIDQVAPGEQQPESDHFFKGERTESGIYRNRHWRHAKGWFSYALKDKQQEAAALRVTYSGQDRDRQFDILVNETRVATVALDGSQGDTFFTVDYPLPPELIQAASDKTLVVKFAAHPGSMAGGIYHVRLLRAH
- a CDS encoding SusD/RagB family nutrient-binding outer membrane lipoprotein; its protein translation is MKRYLILTLAGTLALTTSCNDQLTDMNLNPNVVEEATPGSLLTPVLYEVKAATLSRSHRLNNELMQVSVTKIANNDFHRYEIRSSESDYLWDRLYRHLTNVEDIYDRAVETENVNYQAVALTLRTWIFSLLTDLYGDVPYREATLGYKEQIFQPNFDPQQDIYAGMLQDLETANRLYAPDEGLVYGGDVLYDGDVAKWQKFTNSLRLRLLLRVLDKPASQARETLAAMVANPAQYPIFESNDDAAVIRYTETAPYINPFTTYRNYDFNGERAYSEFFLAHLTATDDPRLPVWATQPEGSYTGLPSGYPVTATAEMNTIAASTYQLDLKTSPLLGVIMGYPEVAFILAELAQRDLIPADAQPLYETGVEASLAYWEVEMLNGFLAREGVAYDGTLEQIMLQKYYALLFTDFQQWFEHRRTGFPKLPVGEGTLNGGQMPRRLLYPVLVQSVNATHYQEASERMGGDDVNSHMWWDQ
- a CDS encoding calcineurin-like phosphoesterase C-terminal domain-containing protein, translated to MSHNRRFFLKTLGLSSLAFPLAPAVVAAPEPKLPQDVSVVRLSGRVLANGQGLANVAVTDGINVVRTDAKGRYAFDSPATAEFVYLSVPRGYAFPHERGIARFYRRIEPSGGQKQFKADFELEPLSGDDTNHHFIVWADPQIISKEDAAQLKTVSAPDTRALVDSYPQGTLLHGIGCGDLVWDHFELFDDYQEAVATTGIPFFQVIGNHDMDLEARTDDHSANTFKERFGPTYYSFNRGEVHYVVLDDVFFIGVAKQYIGYLTERQLAWLEQDLAHVPEGHTVVVSLHIPANTGQIRRNSTREKIEPSLGGTVANRKELYRLLQPYRAHILSGHTHFNEKVLDEEHENVIEHVHGTVCGAWWTGPICYDGTPSGYGVYEVKGGDIAWFYKSVGHDKTHQLRLYPVGAVPEKPDHLVANVWNWDPQWKVEWEEDGQARGEMTRELGYDPLSVELHQGDQLPKKHAWVDPQLTDHLFFAQPSPNAKHITVRATDRFGNVFSEHIALPMG